In a genomic window of Flammeovirga agarivorans:
- a CDS encoding AAA family ATPase — MGRLLLLRGLPGSGKTTLAESLGGSIEADDFMLNEKGEYEFNPSQLSNAHKKCKEMTEYCMRRGQELVIVSNTFTTEDEMIPYFELAEKYQYIVSTLIVENRHGSRSTHNVPRQKMDEMAKRFDILL; from the coding sequence ATGGGAAGATTACTACTATTGAGAGGATTACCGGGTTCAGGTAAAACAACATTAGCGGAATCCTTAGGAGGTTCTATTGAAGCAGATGATTTTATGTTGAATGAGAAAGGAGAATACGAGTTCAACCCATCTCAGCTCAGTAATGCACATAAAAAGTGTAAGGAAATGACAGAGTACTGTATGCGAAGAGGACAAGAGTTAGTGATTGTTTCGAATACTTTTACAACTGAGGATGAAATGATTCCGTATTTCGAATTAGCAGAAAAGTACCAATATATCGTTAGTACACTGATTGTCGAAAACAGACATGGTAGTCGATCTACACATAACGTCCCTCGTCAAAAAATGGATGAAATGGCCAAGAGATTTGATATACTTTTATAG
- the pepT gene encoding peptidase T produces the protein MEKLLERFLRYVKIDTESVPGVEQIPSTKKQFDLANLLVEELKEIGLEEVTIDENCYVMATLPSNVDKEVPTIGFVAHVDTTPDLTGKNVNPQVWENYDGEDIVLNKEKGIVLSTEEFPEIKQYVGQTIVTTDGTTLLGADDKAGVAEIMTAMDYLVKNPEIKHGKIRICFTPDEEVGKGADLFDVDKFGAEWAYTMDGGPMGEFEYENFNAAYAEVTFRGQNVHPGTAKGKMVNSMNIAAKFATKFPDSETPETTEKYEGFYHLLTMTGSVEESKLQYIIRDHDRTIFEARKDHMKALVGTFRNEYGMNSVELNMVDQYYNMKEKVEPNMHIVDLALDAMKALDIEPDVKAIRGGTDGARLSFMGLPCPNIFAGGHNMHARYEYVPVPTMEAATKVIVKIAELVATK, from the coding sequence ATGGAAAAATTATTAGAGAGATTCTTAAGATACGTAAAAATTGATACTGAATCTGTTCCAGGTGTGGAGCAAATTCCGAGTACAAAAAAACAGTTTGACTTAGCGAATTTGTTGGTTGAGGAATTGAAAGAAATAGGTTTAGAAGAGGTAACTATCGATGAGAATTGCTATGTGATGGCAACTTTACCATCGAACGTAGATAAAGAAGTTCCTACCATTGGTTTTGTAGCCCATGTAGACACAACTCCCGATCTTACAGGTAAAAATGTAAACCCTCAGGTATGGGAAAATTACGATGGAGAAGATATCGTTTTAAATAAAGAAAAAGGTATCGTTTTATCTACTGAAGAATTTCCAGAAATCAAGCAATATGTAGGTCAGACGATTGTTACCACTGATGGTACAACGCTTTTAGGAGCTGATGATAAAGCAGGTGTAGCTGAAATCATGACAGCCATGGATTACTTGGTGAAAAATCCTGAAATAAAGCATGGTAAAATCAGAATTTGCTTTACTCCAGATGAGGAAGTAGGTAAAGGTGCTGATCTATTTGATGTTGATAAATTCGGTGCAGAATGGGCTTACACTATGGACGGTGGTCCAATGGGTGAGTTTGAATATGAAAACTTTAATGCAGCATATGCAGAGGTGACTTTCAGAGGGCAAAATGTACACCCAGGTACTGCAAAAGGTAAGATGGTGAACTCAATGAATATTGCTGCTAAGTTTGCAACAAAATTTCCAGATAGTGAAACACCAGAAACGACTGAAAAGTATGAGGGTTTCTATCACTTATTAACGATGACAGGTAGTGTAGAAGAATCGAAACTTCAATACATTATCAGAGATCATGATAGAACAATTTTTGAGGCAAGAAAAGACCATATGAAAGCACTTGTCGGTACATTCAGAAATGAATACGGTATGAATAGTGTTGAATTGAATATGGTAGATCAATATTACAATATGAAAGAAAAGGTAGAGCCTAACATGCATATTGTAGATCTTGCATTAGATGCAATGAAAGCCTTGGATATTGAGCCTGATGTGAAAGCTATTAGAGGCGGGACTGACGGTGCTCGTTTATCATTTATGGGATTGCCTTGTCCTAATATTTTTGCAGGTGGACATAACATGCATGCCCGTTATGAGTATGTTCCTGTTCCAACAATGGAAGCAGCAACGAAAGTAATTGTAAAAATTGCTGAGTTGGTAGCAACGAAGTAA